One window from the genome of Candidatus Desulfarcum epimagneticum encodes:
- the bamA gene encoding Outer membrane protein assembly factor BamA — translation MMKRLPIYILMLVCFFSDALLAREPVNVLVLPFEIHAAKNVSYLKSEISSVIKTHLKNDGATLVEQERDIKGSGDELEDLRSLGIWHGADYVIHGSLSWIDKRISLDARMITSFENNPPYVFFVEGESIQNLPATIKKLANHFGKKLFKLERIKTLEIKGNALIGKDAIEKRIESGPGDIYNPGAISRDIKAVYKMGFFDDIRIEAMDDPDGKNITFYVKEKPTVHQVKIRGNKTFDDEKVKESLTLKTGSFLDIVKVNRSMERVEEFYKGKNYHNVHVSYKTEDLDKNQVNLTFDIKEGKKALIKKIVFTGNVSYKARTLLGKMKISEKSLFSFITSAGDLDRDDLSQDIERLKAHYATNGYMDVKISEPVVEIKEKSIFISIGIDEGSRFSIGKVSVDGDMIMPAGDLKKALKITDEEFFNREIVRRDILRLSDIYTEKSYAKVDISPVVKRNPEKSSVDITYRISKGKQFFIGQISIAGNTNTRDKVIRRQLKLYEADLYDSKKLKRSVRNLNRTGYFEEVSIEEAKGDSDEKLDIKVRIKEKPTGAFTVGGGHSSVNDFFFMASVAQNNLFGRGQTLKLQGEVGGTSNKYTLSFTEPWLFDIPLSAGFDVYNWIRDYATYDKDSKGGGIRLGYGIFDYTRLYFSYSYDISDIENVNFDAPESIKDMAESGDSFTESSVSSILRYDSTDRPFNPTEGFDHRLTVKYAGLGGDLKFTKYIGDSGWYFPIFKGIVGFLHARAGYVIENRDSPGGLPDYERFYLGGMNSLRGFDWQDIYPEEYRKDVAEKGKKGGDKFVQFNAELILPLPGLSKAGMVGVLFFDAGDVFDHKNVALGDLRQSAGYGIRWLSPIGPIRLENGYVINAKEGENKGGRWEFTMGAAF, via the coding sequence ATGATGAAACGATTACCCATATATATATTGATGCTGGTCTGTTTTTTTTCAGACGCGCTTTTGGCCCGGGAGCCGGTCAACGTGCTGGTGCTGCCCTTCGAGATACACGCGGCGAAGAATGTGTCCTACCTGAAAAGCGAAATATCCAGCGTTATCAAGACCCACCTGAAGAACGACGGGGCCACCCTCGTGGAGCAGGAACGGGATATCAAGGGCTCCGGGGACGAGCTTGAGGATTTGCGGAGCCTGGGAATCTGGCACGGCGCCGATTATGTCATACACGGAAGTTTGAGCTGGATTGACAAAAGGATAAGCCTGGACGCCCGGATGATCACCTCCTTTGAGAATAATCCCCCATACGTTTTTTTTGTGGAGGGAGAAAGCATCCAGAATCTGCCGGCCACCATCAAAAAACTCGCCAATCATTTCGGCAAAAAACTCTTTAAGCTCGAAAGGATCAAGACCCTGGAGATCAAGGGGAACGCGCTGATCGGAAAAGACGCCATTGAAAAGCGGATTGAAAGCGGACCCGGGGACATCTATAATCCCGGGGCCATTTCCCGGGACATTAAAGCCGTTTATAAAATGGGATTTTTCGATGACATTCGAATCGAGGCCATGGATGATCCGGATGGAAAAAACATCACGTTTTATGTCAAAGAAAAGCCCACGGTCCATCAGGTTAAGATCCGGGGAAACAAGACCTTTGATGACGAAAAAGTAAAGGAAAGCCTGACCCTTAAAACCGGCTCATTTCTCGATATTGTCAAGGTCAACCGCAGCATGGAGAGGGTGGAGGAGTTTTACAAGGGGAAAAATTATCACAACGTTCACGTGTCTTACAAAACCGAGGACCTGGACAAAAACCAGGTCAACCTGACCTTTGACATCAAAGAGGGAAAAAAGGCGCTGATCAAAAAAATCGTTTTCACCGGAAACGTTTCTTACAAGGCCAGAACCCTTTTGGGGAAGATGAAGATTTCCGAAAAGAGTCTTTTTTCTTTTATCACATCGGCCGGAGACCTGGACCGGGACGATCTGAGCCAGGACATTGAGAGACTCAAGGCCCATTACGCCACAAACGGCTATATGGACGTGAAAATTTCCGAGCCCGTGGTTGAGATCAAGGAGAAATCGATATTCATCTCCATCGGCATTGATGAGGGGAGCCGGTTTTCCATCGGGAAAGTCAGCGTGGACGGGGACATGATCATGCCGGCCGGCGATCTGAAAAAGGCGCTGAAAATCACCGATGAAGAATTTTTCAACCGGGAAATCGTCCGAAGGGACATTTTGCGCCTTTCGGATATCTACACCGAGAAATCCTACGCCAAGGTGGATATCTCCCCGGTGGTCAAACGGAACCCGGAAAAGTCGTCGGTGGATATCACGTATCGAATTTCCAAGGGAAAACAGTTTTTTATCGGGCAGATTTCCATAGCGGGCAACACCAACACCCGGGACAAGGTCATCCGCAGACAGCTCAAACTTTACGAGGCGGACTTATATGACAGCAAAAAACTGAAAAGAAGCGTCCGGAACTTAAATCGAACGGGTTACTTTGAGGAGGTTTCAATCGAAGAGGCCAAGGGCGATTCCGACGAAAAGCTGGACATTAAAGTCAGGATCAAGGAAAAACCCACAGGCGCGTTTACCGTGGGCGGGGGCCACAGCAGCGTCAACGACTTCTTCTTTATGGCCTCGGTGGCCCAGAACAATCTTTTCGGCCGGGGACAGACATTGAAGCTCCAGGGAGAGGTCGGCGGAACCAGCAACAAGTACACGCTGAGTTTCACCGAGCCGTGGCTTTTCGACATTCCCCTTTCGGCGGGCTTTGACGTGTACAACTGGATCCGGGATTACGCCACCTACGACAAAGACAGCAAAGGCGGGGGAATTCGGCTGGGCTACGGCATTTTTGATTATACCCGGCTGTATTTTTCATACTCCTATGACATCAGCGACATTGAAAACGTCAACTTCGACGCCCCGGAATCCATCAAGGATATGGCCGAAAGCGGCGACTCCTTCACGGAAAGCAGCGTTTCCTCCATCCTTCGATACGACTCCACCGACCGGCCCTTTAATCCCACCGAGGGATTTGACCACCGGCTGACGGTGAAGTACGCGGGTTTGGGCGGGGATTTGAAATTCACAAAATACATCGGCGACTCCGGATGGTATTTCCCCATTTTCAAGGGAATCGTGGGATTTTTGCACGCCAGGGCCGGCTATGTGATTGAAAACAGGGATTCCCCCGGCGGACTGCCTGATTACGAGAGGTTCTACCTGGGCGGCATGAACTCCCTCCGGGGTTTTGACTGGCAGGACATTTATCCCGAGGAATACCGAAAGGACGTGGCGGAGAAGGGCAAAAAAGGCGGGGACAAGTTCGTTCAGTTCAACGCCGAGCTGATTCTTCCTCTTCCCGGCCTCAGCAAGGCGGGAATGGTGGGGGTTCTTTTTTTCGACGCCGGGGATGTCTTTGACCATAAAAACGTCGCCCTGGGAGATTTGCGCCAGAGCGCCGGGTACGGAATCCGGTGGCTGTCGCCCATTGGGCCCATTCGCCTTGAAAACGGGTATGTCATCAACGCCAAGGAAGGGGAAAACAAGGGCGGGCGATGGGAGTTTACCATGGGGGCCGCGTTTTAG
- the lolD gene encoding outer membrane-specific lipoprotein transporter subunit; ATP-binding component of ABC superfamily (Evidence 2a : Function from experimental evidences in other organisms; PubMedId : 10783239; Product type t : transporter) produces the protein MEDRRPDVILEARGLKKTYRINHGKNAAAGGIDVLKGMDFKIRAGETVAVVGKSGIGKSSLLHIMGALDRPSAGTFLFKGRDIFKYGDDRLARFRNRSVGFVFQFHHLLKEFSTLENTMMPMLIRGTAFGEAGSRAREILEQVGLGDRMSHMVGKLSGGERQRAALARALIGRPDILLADEPTGNLDKTNSDQTHDLLLKVNRELGMTLVVATHDMELAAAMSRRMTIIDGNIMEQSGVSSP, from the coding sequence ATGGAGGACAGGCGACCGGACGTCATTCTGGAGGCCCGGGGTTTAAAAAAAACGTACCGGATCAATCATGGAAAGAACGCCGCCGCCGGCGGAATCGACGTTTTAAAAGGGATGGATTTTAAGATCCGGGCCGGGGAGACCGTGGCCGTGGTGGGGAAGTCGGGAATCGGGAAATCATCCCTGCTGCATATCATGGGCGCCCTGGACCGTCCGTCCGCCGGGACCTTTCTGTTTAAAGGCCGGGACATATTTAAATACGGCGATGACCGGCTGGCGCGGTTCAGGAACCGGTCTGTGGGATTTGTCTTCCAGTTCCATCATTTGCTGAAAGAATTCTCCACCCTGGAAAACACCATGATGCCCATGCTGATACGGGGGACGGCCTTTGGCGAGGCCGGGTCCCGGGCCCGGGAGATCCTGGAGCAGGTGGGCCTCGGGGACCGGATGTCCCATATGGTGGGCAAGCTTTCCGGGGGAGAGCGTCAGCGCGCGGCGCTGGCCCGGGCGCTCATCGGGCGTCCCGACATTCTTCTGGCGGATGAGCCCACGGGCAATCTGGACAAGACCAACAGCGATCAGACGCATGACCTGCTCCTTAAGGTCAACCGGGAGTTGGGCATGACCCTGGTGGTGGCCACCCATGACATGGAGCTGGCCGCGGCCATGTCGCGCAGAATGACCATCATTGATGGCAATATAATGGAGCAAAGTGGCGTATCTTCCCCATAA
- a CDS encoding Lipoprotein-releasing system transmembrane subunit LolC, whose translation MFFEFFVGRRYMKAKQKQTFISLITVLSTAGVAVGVMALIVVIAVMSGFEADLKSRILGGQSHISLTRYGRPFDNHEKVIEIVESVEGVEAATPFIYTQVMLKTPMGLSGAVLRGIDPESSGRVLKTLGGISFEEDAGGEAGPEPGIVLGSELAGNLGISKGDVLYVISSRGALSPVGHVPAMKRFRVAGFFKSGLYEFDGSFAYIHLHQAQNIMRMPGRVSGVDIRVSDIYQAKEISKKIDEALGFSYFTRDWMEMNQSLFSALKIEKTAMFVILTLIILVAAFNIASALIMMVMEKTRDIAILKAMGAPNKSIRRIFVFRGMATGLIGSVTGMGLGFLLCGILKRYKIFELPGEVYYFSTKLPVKLEMTDVALIMVSAVLICFLATLYPSHKASELDPVEAVRYN comes from the coding sequence ATGTTTTTTGAATTTTTCGTCGGCCGCCGATACATGAAGGCCAAACAGAAACAGACCTTTATTTCGCTTATCACGGTTTTGTCCACCGCCGGAGTGGCGGTGGGGGTCATGGCGCTTATCGTGGTCATCGCCGTCATGTCCGGATTTGAGGCCGATCTCAAGAGCCGGATTCTCGGGGGCCAGTCCCACATTTCGCTGACGCGCTATGGACGGCCCTTTGACAACCATGAGAAAGTCATTGAAATCGTGGAAAGCGTCGAGGGGGTTGAGGCGGCCACGCCTTTTATTTACACCCAGGTCATGCTCAAAACCCCGATGGGACTTTCGGGCGCGGTTTTGAGGGGAATCGATCCCGAATCGTCGGGCCGGGTGCTCAAAACCCTTGGGGGAATATCTTTTGAAGAGGACGCCGGCGGGGAAGCCGGCCCGGAGCCGGGAATCGTCCTGGGAAGCGAGCTGGCCGGCAACCTGGGCATTTCAAAGGGGGATGTCCTGTACGTCATCTCCTCCCGGGGGGCCCTGTCCCCGGTGGGCCATGTCCCGGCCATGAAGCGTTTCCGGGTGGCGGGCTTTTTTAAATCCGGCCTGTACGAGTTTGACGGCTCCTTCGCCTACATTCATCTTCACCAGGCCCAGAATATCATGCGCATGCCGGGCCGGGTTTCCGGGGTGGACATTCGGGTCTCGGATATTTACCAGGCCAAAGAAATTTCGAAAAAAATCGACGAGGCCCTGGGCTTTTCATACTTCACCCGGGACTGGATGGAGATGAACCAAAGTCTTTTTTCGGCGCTGAAAATTGAGAAAACGGCGATGTTTGTGATTTTGACCCTGATTATCCTGGTGGCGGCGTTTAACATCGCCAGCGCCCTGATCATGATGGTGATGGAAAAAACCCGGGACATCGCCATCCTCAAGGCCATGGGGGCCCCCAACAAAAGCATCCGGAGGATTTTTGTGTTCCGGGGAATGGCCACCGGCCTCATCGGCTCCGTGACCGGCATGGGACTGGGTTTTTTGCTGTGCGGGATTTTGAAGCGCTACAAAATTTTCGAGCTGCCCGGAGAGGTGTATTATTTTTCCACAAAGTTGCCTGTAAAGCTGGAAATGACGGATGTGGCGCTGATCATGGTCTCCGCCGTTCTGATCTGTTTTCTGGCCACGCTTTATCCGTCTCACAAGGCTTCGGAGCTTGATCCGGTGGAGGCGGTCAGATACAATTGA